Sequence from the Pyrobaculum neutrophilum V24Sta genome:
CGGCAGGCCCGTCAAGATGAGGAGCGCCAGAGACGCCTTAAAGCTGGGCATAGCCATGGTGCACCAGCACCTATCCCTTATTCCAGGCCTCACGGCGATGGAAAACCTAGCCATAGTGGAGGGAGCAGGCCTACGGCCTATCTCAGCGGAGCTGAAGACCAGAGCGCTCAAGGTGGCCGAGGAGCTTGGGTTCGAGGTGGATTGGGATAGAGACGTGGAGGAGCTACCGCTGGGCGTCAGGCAGAGGGTGGAGATAGTCAAGGCGCTTGCGTGGGGCGCCGACTTGCTCATCTTGGACGAGCCCACCACGGTGCTCACCCCGCCCGAGGTCAAGCCTCTATTTCAGGTCATTAGGAGACTGAAGGAGATGGGCAAATCCGTGGTCTACATCACCCACAAGATACCCGAGGTCTTGGAAATCGCGGACAGGGTGGTTGTGTTAAGAAGGGGGGTAAAAACGGCTGAGTTCACGCCGCCCTACGACCCCAAGAGGCTTGTGGAGTCCATGGTGGGCGAGCTGAAGACCGAGAGCGTGGCTAGGGAGGGGAAGCCCGGCGAGAGGCCGGTGTTGGAGGTGGAGGATCTGTGGATATACGAGGGGGGCAGAGCCGTGCTCCAGGGGGTCAGCCTAAGGGTGAGGGAGAGGGAGATCCTGGCGGTGGTCGGGGTGGAGGGGAACGGCCAGGAGCAGCTCGTAGAGGCTGTGGTGGGCGTGAGGAGGGGGAGGGGCCTTGTTAAAGTCCACGGGGGCTTGGCCTACATCCCGGACGATAGGCAACGGAAGGCCCTTCTGATGGAGCTCTCGCTTGTGGAAAACGCGATAGTTGGGAGGGAGAGGGAGTTCGCGAGGCGCGGCTTGATATCGTGGAAGCTTGCCGCGGAGTACACCGAAGGCCTAATTAGGGAGTTCGGCATAGTGACCCCTGGGCCTTGGGCCTCGGTAAGACAGCTCTCGGGGGGCAACCAGCAGAAGCTCGTCGTTGGTAGAGAGCTTGGCAGAGGAGCCAAGCTCATAGTGGCGCACCAGCCCACCCGCGGCCTCGACGTGGCTACCACGGAGCACGTCCACAGCCTTCTCATAAAGGCAAGAAACGGCGGCGCAGGAGTTCTACTCGTCACAAGCGACTTGGACGAGGCATACAAGCTGGCGGACACCATAGCGGTGATCTACAGAGGGAGGATAGCGGCGCTGGGGCCCGCCGGCGAGATGGGGGTTGAGCTGGTGGGGAGGAAGATGGCGGGGCTATGAGGCGGCTTCTGCTCTCCATATTGAACACGGCCGTGGCCCTGGCAGCGGCCTTCGCCATAGGGGCGGCGGCCATGTGGGCGACGGGCTACGACCCAGTCGCCTCCTACAGCGCTATGTTGTTCACGCCTCTGGCAGACCGGGTGTATCTGCTCTCCGCGCTGGCCTTCTCAGCCCCAATAGTTTTGACAGGGCTCACCTTCGCGGTCGGGCTTAGAGCGGGGTTGTTCAACATCGGAGGGGAGGGCCAGGTATACATGGGGGCGCTGGGCGCCGTGGCGGCCTCATACCTAGCAAGAAACGCGGCCGCGTTGCCGTTGGCGGTCGCCCTAGGCGTTGCTCTGGCGGTGGCGTGGTCGGCGGTGCCGGCGCTCCTAAGGATCTGGAGGGGGGTAAACGAGGTGATAAGCACGATAATGATGAACTGGGTAGCCTACTGGCTCGTCATCATGTTGGTGTCGACTGTGTTTGTAAATCCTCTACAGCCCGAGGAGTCCATAAAGACGCCTGAGGAAGCCCGCCTCCAGCCTCTTGTAGCCGGGACCGACCTCACCCTGGCGGTCCCCCTGGCGTATGCCGCCGCCGTGTTGACGTATATCTTTGTCAGATACAGCGTGTGGGGCTACAGGATCTCCATAAGCGGACAGAACCCGCTTGTTGCAAAGGCCTACGGGGTTAAGCCGGAGCGGGCTCTCCTCCTGGCCTTCGTCGTAGGCGCAGTCGCCGCTGGCCTAGCCGGCGTTTTACAGGTGGTCGCCAGGCCGCCCTCCTACAGCCTGGCGAGGAACCTAGCCAACGTCTACGGCCTCGGCTTCGACGGCATCACAGCGGCGATGCTGGGCCGCGGCCACCCCCTCGCAGTGGCTCTCGCGGCGGTCTTCCTCGGCATTCTACAAGAGGGGGCTAGACATATGCAGATCGAGGCGGGGACGCCGTTTGAATACGTGAGGATAATCCAAGGCCTCATAATCCTGTTTCTAGCTATTCAGATGCTGAGGCGGCCATGACGGAGCTCTTGTACCTCCTGGCGCTCCAGGCGTTGCTCGCCTCCGTGCCTATACTCCTGGCAACCCTCGGCGAAATTCTGACGGAGAGGAGCGGAGTTGTCAACATAGGCGTAGAGGGGGTGATGCTTCTAGGCGCCTTGGCGGGCCCGCTTCTGGTCGACTACATGCGCCTCAGGGCTGGCCTCCAGTTGCCCGAGCCCCTCTGGCCTCTAGTCGCTATGTTGGTAGCCGCGGCAGTGGGCGCGCTTGTGGGCCTTATACACGGCTACATATCCGCCTACCTAGCCGGCGACCAGATAATAAGCGGAGTGGCCATAAACCTCTTCGCGGCAGGGGCGGTGGCCTACGGGATACAGGCCTACTGGGGGGTGGCCGGGTATAAGCAGATCCCCGACTGGGCGAAGGCGGACCCCGTGCCTGTGGCCGCCTTCTCCATAGCCCTAGCCGGGCTCATGTGGTATCTACTATACAAGACCAGGGCTGGGGCCGTGATTAGGGCGTGTGGAGAGAGCCCGGAGGCCGCCTTCAACGTAGGCATAGATGTGTACAAGGTCAGGCTTATCTCGACAGCCGCCGGCTCCTCCCTCGCGGCGCTGGCGGGGGCGTACCTAAGCGTGGCGTACCTCTCGGTGGTGACGAAGGAGATTTCGGCTGGGAGGGGCTTCATCGCTCTGGCCAACGTGGTGTTTTCCAACTGGAACCCGGCGTTGGCGGTCGCCGGCGCCTTCGTGTTCGGCTTCTTCGACGCCCTGTCGTACTGGCTTCAGACGCTGGGGGTGGCCAGGTACGAGATAACGAGGATGATCCCTTACGTGGCGACCCTGCTCATCGTAGCGGGAGTGATAGGCAGAGCCAAGCCGCCGCGCGCAGTGGGGAAGGCCTTTAGGAGGGAATGAATTTAAGCATGAGGTAGAGGGAGAAACATGGAGGACTTCAAAAAGGCGATGGAGGAGATCACGCGGTCTATCCAGAGGATGGTGGAGGAGGTGAAGGAGAGGAGGGACTACAGGCTGTTGGAGGAGGGAGATGTTGTGCGCATCGAGATAGACATGCCGGGCCTAGAGCCGGGCGATATTTCGCTGTCGATTTCGAAAGACGGCACGTCTCTAAAGGCCGAGGGCGCGCGGGGCGACAGGAGATACACAAAGCTGATACGTATGCCGTTCAAGATAGATCCCTCAACTGCCGAGGCGTACTACAGAAGCGGGGTCCTCACAATCACGGCGAAAAAGGTGAAGGAGGAGGAGATCAAGATCCCCGTCCGCGGCTAGGGGCCCAGGAGCTTATATAAGGCAACCGCCAGCTGACCCACAGAACCTACGTCTTTTGGAACAGCGTGGCTCAGCACTGCGTAGGGGGGGAGCTCCCTGGGCGAGAAGGGGAGGTCGGCGCCGTGGATCAACAGCATAACCCTCTTGTCCACCCTCTCAACAGGCCTCGTGTCTTTGTCGGGGCGCCCAATGGCGTACACCACCTCCGGTCTTAAAACCTCCAAGGCGTCTCCTATGTCGTTAAAGACGAGCACCTCGCCGCCCATCTTAAAGGCGAGTTTGAAGAGGTCTCCTATCTGTTGAGCCGCAGCGCCGAAGACCTTAATAAGCGCGAAGCGTTTTACCCCAAAGCCGTAGGTCACCTTCGCCAGCTCCAGCATCTTTGGGACAGAGCTGACGTTGTATACAGCAACGGCCACCTCCATCACACCGCCTATAAAAACGCCTTTTTATACGTGCGCCCTCGCGGCCACGCACCTACCCATGTCGCACTCCACGAAATACGGCACTCCCCCCAGCAGAAGCAAGCCCCTCCTAAACTCCTCGATTTCTCCGTCGAGGACGTAGCTACTTCCACATATCTCAAGCTCCCTCCCCTCGGCCCTAAAGATAAAAACGTCTGCACACGGCGCGGCGTCCAACTTTATGATAGCCACGTCCCGTATCTTAACCACCTTTACTATCATACTCCGCGAGAATCCTCACGGCCTCGTTGGCGACTCGAACAGCGTCCTCCACCCCCACCTCCGGCGCAAACTCGTCGGTCTCTCTGTTGGCAATCGCCGCGTAGACGCCGCCTGCTCTAGCGCCGTAGATTGAGGAAAGCGTATATATGGTGGCGCTCTCCATCTCAAACGACAAGACCCGGAGAGATCTAAGCGTGTCTATCAACCCCCTGGACCAAGGCGGTAGGAATCCGCCGTGGCCGGGGCGCTCTTGGCCTACATAGAAGGAGTCTGTCGAAGCAACAATGCCCACGTGGTATCTCACGCCAAGTGAAGCCGCCGCGTCTACCAGAGCCTTCACCACAAGCCAGTGGGCCACGGCGGGGTACTCAGGCGGCGCGTACCACCTAGAGGCGCCGTCGTAGCGCACAGCCGCCGCCCCTATAACCAAGTCCCCGAGCTTTACCTCCCTACGCAAGGCGCCCGTGGTGCCCACCCTTATGAAGGTGTCCGCACCGGCGTATAGGAGCTCCTCCACCGCGATCGCCGTCGATCCCGAGCCTATGCCCGTGGAGGTGGCGCCCACGGCAACCCCTCTGTACGCCCCCACCCAAGTCACGAACTCCCTATTTCTCGCCACCTCCCTAGCCCCCTCCCAGTGCCTAGCGATGAGGGGAACCCTCCCCGGGTCGCCGGGTAGCAACACGTAGCGGGGCACGTCGCCCGGCGCCAGGAGGAGGTGGTAAGCCCTAGCCCCCACCCTCGGCCTCTGGGCCATGGCAGGGCCTACCTCCCACTTTTAATACGTAGCGCCCTTACGATGTTCACGAGGGAGAGCACGCTAGAGACTCCGTTTAACACTGTGAAGACGACGTCGCCGGAGGCGGCAGCGTACACCGTCAAGGCCACGCTACCTAGGAAGTACAGAACTGTCAGGTCCAGCGGCGGCGGCGGGCTCCTCCGCATTATGTTCACAGCCCACGCCGCCACGATGAACAGAAGACCCGCCAGGCCTACGGCCTGCATCATACCAGCGTCGCCCCGGAGGCGAAAAGCGAGACTTTTATGTAGGTCTGGCCCATGGCATACAGCGCTTTTTCCACGGCGTCTGCATCCCTGGGCAACAACAGCACGACGCCTCCCCTCCCCGCGCCGCTTATTTTACCGCCGTAGATAAACGGCCTCAACGTCTCCAGCAGGGAGACGGCTCTGCTGTCGACGACGCCCAGAGCGCCGAGAAGCCAGTTGTTGATATACATAAGCTCCCCCAAGCAGACGAGGTCGCCTTGTCTGAGGCAAACCTCGGCCTCATCCACAACAGCTCCAATCGCGTCGAGGACGGCTCGCGCAGACGGCCGCCTCCCCAGTAGAGCTCTTACGTCGGCGACTATCTCCCCCGTGGTGCCTCTGCGGGGGAGAACCGCCACGTAGAGCTGGGGGAGCTGAACCTCCAGCCTCTCCGCCCTAAACGGGCTGGCCCATATCTTTAATACGCCGCCGATAGAGACAGCGGCGGTGTCCATGGGCGAGGCGATGCCCTGCACCTCCAGCTCCACCCTATGGCCCAGCTTCGCGAGCTCCTCGCCGCCTACGTCAACGCCGGCGCAAGCCGCGTAGGCCTTAAGAAGGCCCACAGCCACCGCGGCCGAGGTCGCCGCCCCCACGCTGGGGGGCAGATCGCTTGTGATGGTGAACCTAGCGCTGACGCTTCCCCACCTCTCCTCCCCAACCCGCAACGCGGCGTCTACATACGCGAAAAACCTCTCGAGGCCAAAGGCGTCGAACCGCCTCTCGCCTGGTATATACCTCACGGAGGCGGGAGGAGCCACCGTCACGACCTCTAGGCGCTCCCCGCGTACGCACTCGACGTGTACCCCCTTATCTATCGTCGCAGCAATGGCGGGTTTCCCGTAGACAACCGCGTGTTCTCCGAAAAGCTTTATGACGCCCGGCGCAAAAACCCTAGGCATTAAAAGAGGGAGGCTAGAGAACCTGCGACGTCTTCCTCGCTAGGCCCCTCCCTCTTCTCCTCCTGGGCCTCCTTCGGGGCCTCGGCCTGCGGAGCCGCTTGTTGCTGAGGCGCGGCCTGTTGTACTGATAGGCCCAGCTCCGGCGCCTTTGGGGCAACGGCCGCCGCGAGGGCGTTGGCCTCAGCAACAGCTCTGCTCAACAGAATCGGCAAAGTCTCCCTTGTCACAACGCCGAGCTTAGCCGCCAGCGCCACAGCCCTCATGTGGGCCGCCGGTATGACGACCTGCAACACCTCCCTCGTCGGGTACACGATGTTCAACGCTAGGTTCCTTGCATATACAGCCGCCGCCTCAAACAGCTCCCTGTATCTGCCTACGTCTATTACCAGCTCTGATATATCCACATATCTGCTACCCCTCCAAATTACGCCGAGTAGCCTCAGTTGCTCAAACACCGGCTCTATGCCGACGACCCTAAGCACCTCGGCGATCTCCGCGGTGATCTCCTGGCCGGCCTTCGCCACAACGGTGTCTTTAGCTATCCAGATCTTCCCCTCCTGCACCCTCGTCGGTATCTTAAGCTTGCCGAACTTCGAAATTATGGGGCCGGGGGAGGCGTTGGTGGGCCCTGCAGGTACAACGATGTCGAAAGGCGCCTTGTCGCCAGGCTGAGCGGCCCTCCTCACGCTGTTTTCAGCCACGATCTTCACGACCTCGGCCGGGTTTACGTTGGTGAAGAAGAACGCAACCTCGCCCCTCACCCTCTCGGCCACCTCGGCTGGTACGCCGCCGAAGGCTTTAGCAAACGCTATCTTGAAAAGCGTCGGCTTTATGACCTTCACCTCGCCATATCTCCTCAACCTATACCTATACTCGTTGAGGATCCTAGAGGAGAGGCCGTGGAGGTCGAAGAGGAAGACGTATTGATACTTCTTAAGTAGCTCCGTGGCCTCCTCGACGATCCTGGTCTTGCGTTGCGGATGCGGCCTAGATCGTACGTACCTCCTCTTGCCTAAGGTGATCATCAAGACGGGGAGGTTGCAAGCTGTTTAAATAATTTAACGCGCTAAAACCTCAAGCGCCTTGGCCTTGACGGGAGGCCCCATCGTCTTCTTTATATAGACGTCCTTGAGGTACTGCCTAAGGGAGAACTTCCTGTTGACATCCTCCAGGACGGCTAGGGCGTTCTCCAGAACCTCCTCGGGCTTCTGGCCCTCAGCCCCTATCCTCACCTTGATAACAGGCTCATTCCTCAGCTTCACCCTAACCGACCGCCTCAGCCTCTCCACCAGCGATTTAACGTCGACGTTGGGCGGAGCCACCTCCGGCATCTTGCCCCGTGGGCCAAATATCGGACCCACCACCCTGCCCAACAACGGCATGAGGTCGGGCGGAGCGATGAAGAAGTCGTACTGCTTGGCCAGCTTCCTAATTGCCCTCTTGTTGCCGGACAGCCCCTCCACCTGGTCTCTCGATATCACGGCGTCAACGCCTGCGTTTTTCGCCTGCACCTCGAACGCGCCGTGTGCAAACGCCGCCACCTTGTTGGGCTTCGGCGGATGGGGCAACTCCACGAGCAGGTTTATACGGTTCTCCGGCTTGCTTAAGTCCACCTCTCTCAGCACCAGGATGAGCTCCACGCTCTGTCTAAACCTCCTGGGCTTCCCCCTCCTCAACGCCTCCTCTATCTTCGCGAGCAGAGCCTCCTTGTTTATTACGGCGCTCATTGCGACCACAACTTCTCAAATTTATTAATTATTTCGTCGTACTTCCCAGCGTCAACCTCCTTCAAGACCTCCCCCGCGGGCTTGCCGCCGACGGTAATGCCCATC
This genomic interval carries:
- a CDS encoding ABC transporter ATP-binding protein, with the protein product MRLELRDIHKVFSDGTHALRGVTLEVLPGEVLALLGENGAGKTTLMKIAAGIYKPTSGDIYIDGRPVKMRSARDALKLGIAMVHQHLSLIPGLTAMENLAIVEGAGLRPISAELKTRALKVAEELGFEVDWDRDVEELPLGVRQRVEIVKALAWGADLLILDEPTTVLTPPEVKPLFQVIRRLKEMGKSVVYITHKIPEVLEIADRVVVLRRGVKTAEFTPPYDPKRLVESMVGELKTESVAREGKPGERPVLEVEDLWIYEGGRAVLQGVSLRVREREILAVVGVEGNGQEQLVEAVVGVRRGRGLVKVHGGLAYIPDDRQRKALLMELSLVENAIVGREREFARRGLISWKLAAEYTEGLIREFGIVTPGPWASVRQLSGGNQQKLVVGRELGRGAKLIVAHQPTRGLDVATTEHVHSLLIKARNGGAGVLLVTSDLDEAYKLADTIAVIYRGRIAALGPAGEMGVELVGRKMAGL
- a CDS encoding ABC transporter permease yields the protein MRRLLLSILNTAVALAAAFAIGAAAMWATGYDPVASYSAMLFTPLADRVYLLSALAFSAPIVLTGLTFAVGLRAGLFNIGGEGQVYMGALGAVAASYLARNAAALPLAVALGVALAVAWSAVPALLRIWRGVNEVISTIMMNWVAYWLVIMLVSTVFVNPLQPEESIKTPEEARLQPLVAGTDLTLAVPLAYAAAVLTYIFVRYSVWGYRISISGQNPLVAKAYGVKPERALLLAFVVGAVAAGLAGVLQVVARPPSYSLARNLANVYGLGFDGITAAMLGRGHPLAVALAAVFLGILQEGARHMQIEAGTPFEYVRIIQGLIILFLAIQMLRRP
- a CDS encoding ABC transporter permease codes for the protein MTELLYLLALQALLASVPILLATLGEILTERSGVVNIGVEGVMLLGALAGPLLVDYMRLRAGLQLPEPLWPLVAMLVAAAVGALVGLIHGYISAYLAGDQIISGVAINLFAAGAVAYGIQAYWGVAGYKQIPDWAKADPVPVAAFSIALAGLMWYLLYKTRAGAVIRACGESPEAAFNVGIDVYKVRLISTAAGSSLAALAGAYLSVAYLSVVTKEISAGRGFIALANVVFSNWNPALAVAGAFVFGFFDALSYWLQTLGVARYEITRMIPYVATLLIVAGVIGRAKPPRAVGKAFRRE
- a CDS encoding Hsp20/alpha crystallin family protein, with protein sequence MEDFKKAMEEITRSIQRMVEEVKERRDYRLLEEGDVVRIEIDMPGLEPGDISLSISKDGTSLKAEGARGDRRYTKLIRMPFKIDPSTAEAYYRSGVLTITAKKVKEEEIKIPVRG
- a CDS encoding RecB-family nuclease — encoded protein: MEVAVAVYNVSSVPKMLELAKVTYGFGVKRFALIKVFGAAAQQIGDLFKLAFKMGGEVLVFNDIGDALEVLRPEVVYAIGRPDKDTRPVERVDKRVMLLIHGADLPFSPRELPPYAVLSHAVPKDVGSVGQLAVALYKLLGP
- the udp gene encoding uridine phosphorylase → MAQRPRVGARAYHLLLAPGDVPRYVLLPGDPGRVPLIARHWEGAREVARNREFVTWVGAYRGVAVGATSTGIGSGSTAIAVEELLYAGADTFIRVGTTGALRREVKLGDLVIGAAAVRYDGASRWYAPPEYPAVAHWLVVKALVDAAASLGVRYHVGIVASTDSFYVGQERPGHGGFLPPWSRGLIDTLRSLRVLSFEMESATIYTLSSIYGARAGGVYAAIANRETDEFAPEVGVEDAVRVANEAVRILAEYDSKGG
- the mvk gene encoding mevalonate kinase, with the protein product MPRVFAPGVIKLFGEHAVVYGKPAIAATIDKGVHVECVRGERLEVVTVAPPASVRYIPGERRFDAFGLERFFAYVDAALRVGEERWGSVSARFTITSDLPPSVGAATSAAVAVGLLKAYAACAGVDVGGEELAKLGHRVELEVQGIASPMDTAAVSIGGVLKIWASPFRAERLEVQLPQLYVAVLPRRGTTGEIVADVRALLGRRPSARAVLDAIGAVVDEAEVCLRQGDLVCLGELMYINNWLLGALGVVDSRAVSLLETLRPFIYGGKISGAGRGGVVLLLPRDADAVEKALYAMGQTYIKVSLFASGATLV
- a CDS encoding 50S ribosomal protein L10, which produces MITLGKRRYVRSRPHPQRKTRIVEEATELLKKYQYVFLFDLHGLSSRILNEYRYRLRRYGEVKVIKPTLFKIAFAKAFGGVPAEVAERVRGEVAFFFTNVNPAEVVKIVAENSVRRAAQPGDKAPFDIVVPAGPTNASPGPIISKFGKLKIPTRVQEGKIWIAKDTVVAKAGQEITAEIAEVLRVVGIEPVFEQLRLLGVIWRGSRYVDISELVIDVGRYRELFEAAAVYARNLALNIVYPTREVLQVVIPAAHMRAVALAAKLGVVTRETLPILLSRAVAEANALAAAVAPKAPELGLSVQQAAPQQQAAPQAEAPKEAQEEKREGPSEEDVAGSLASLF
- a CDS encoding 50S ribosomal protein L1 — its product is MSAVINKEALLAKIEEALRRGKPRRFRQSVELILVLREVDLSKPENRINLLVELPHPPKPNKVAAFAHGAFEVQAKNAGVDAVISRDQVEGLSGNKRAIRKLAKQYDFFIAPPDLMPLLGRVVGPIFGPRGKMPEVAPPNVDVKSLVERLRRSVRVKLRNEPVIKVRIGAEGQKPEEVLENALAVLEDVNRKFSLRQYLKDVYIKKTMGPPVKAKALEVLAR